DNA from Brevinema andersonii:
GCTCAAAATTCGCAGAAAATAAAAGAAGTAGCCCAAGAATTTGAATCCTTATTTGTAGAGCAGATGTTTAAGGAAATGAAAAAAACAATCAAAAAAACTGATCTATTTAATGATAACAGTTCTAAAAATGAAATTTTCGATGATATGCTTATCACAGAATACGCTAAAAATGCTTCAAAAACAGGTAGTTTCGGACTTGCAAAAATGATAGAAGATTCCTTAACTCCTAAAATTCCTGTGCGTTTTTATTAACAAATTCCTCTCACAAACTGGAAAAATAAGCTCACGTTTTGTTGAAAAAGTCGGATGATATATCTATATAAGAGAGAAGGGGGGGGGGGGGGTATGAATATATTATCCGTTTTAGAAAAAATTTCTCCGCAATCAAGTTTTTTGTATTAAAGTATCTGGAAGACTTTGTTGGAATGGAAAGTCTGTTTGTTCT
Protein-coding regions in this window:
- a CDS encoding rod-binding protein; the encoded protein is MQINNLQSQIAVSHLQNHEFSQLKNKAQNSQKIKEVAQEFESLFVEQMFKEMKKTIKKTDLFNDNSSKNEIFDDMLITEYAKNASKTGSFGLAKMIEDSLTPKIPVRFY